A window of the Vigna angularis cultivar LongXiaoDou No.4 chromosome 3, ASM1680809v1, whole genome shotgun sequence genome harbors these coding sequences:
- the LOC108323371 gene encoding probable indole-3-pyruvate monooxygenase YUCCA8, translating into MENFFRLVDCEETFSKRCVWVNGPVIVGAGPSGLATAACLKQKGVPFMVLERAECIASLWQKRTYDRLKLHLPKQFCQLPNLPFPPHFPQYPSKKQFIDYLESYARHFDINPRFNQCVQSARYDETSGFWRVKTVATCGSVKNEFEYISRWLVVATGENAECVMPEIEGLKEFKGDVIHACEYKCGERFKGKKVLVVGCGNSGMELSLDLFNHSASPSIVVRSSVHVLPREVFGKSTFELATLMLQWLPLWVVDRVLLVLAWLVLGNTEKFGLKRPLEGPLSWKNRKGKTPVLDIGTLEKIKSGDIKVVPAIKRFDNGCVELVNGEKQDVDAVVLATGYRSNVPSWLQEGEFFSENGFPKCSFPNGWKGNFGVYAVGFTRRGLSGASFDAMKISQDIAQLWKQDTKPNKHRTTACHRRCISQF; encoded by the exons ATGGAAAACTTTTTTCGCCTAGTTGATTGTGAGGAGACGTTCTCAAAACGCTGCGTTTGGGTCAACGGTCCTGTGATCGTAGGTGCAGGTCCTTCAGGACTAGCCACAGCAGCGTGTCTAAAACAAAAAGGGGTACCCTTCATGGTTCTCGAACGAGCCGAATGCATAGCCTCACTCTGGCAAAAACGAACCTATGACAGATTAAAACTCCATCTTCCCAAACAGTTCTGTCAGCTCCCCAACCTTCCATTCCCACCACACTTCCCCCAATATCCCTCCAAGAAACAGTTCATAGACTATCTCGAATCCTACGCGCGACACTTCGACATAAACCCACGATTCAACCAGTGTGTCCAGTCTGCTAGGTACGATGAAACCAGCGGCTTCTGGAGGGTCAAAACCGTTGCCACCTGTGGCTCTGTGAAGAATGAGTTTGAGTACATTTCTAGGTGGCTGGTGGTGGCCACCGGAGAGAATGCGGAGTGCGTGATGCCTGAGATAGAAGGGTTGAAGGAATTCAAAGGGGATGTTATTCATGCATGTGAGTATAAATGTGGAGAAAGATTCAAGGGGAAGAAAGTTCTTGTTGTTGGTTGTGGCAACTCTGGCATGGAACTCTCACTCGACTTGTTTAACCACAGTGCTTCTCCTTCCATCGTTGTTCGTAGCTCG GTTCATGTGTTGCCCAGAGAAGTGTTTGGGAAGTCAACGTTTGAATTGGCAACTTTGATGCTGCAATGGTTGCCACTTTGGGTGGTTGACAGAGTTCTATTGGTGCTGGCGTGGTTGGTGTTGGGGAACACGGAGAAGTTTGGGCTGAAAAGGCCTTTGGAAGGTCCTTTATCGTGGAAGAACAGAAAGGGTAAGACCCCTGTTTTGGACATTGGAACGTTGGAGAAAATTAAATCCGGTGACATAAAAGTTGTTCCAGCCATAAAGAGATTCGACAATGGGTGCGTGGAGCTTGTTAATGGTGAAAAGCAAGATGTTGATGCAGTGGTGCTTGCAACAGGGTACCGTAGCAATGTTCCTTCTTGGCTTCAG GAAGGTGAATTTTTCTCGGAGAATGGTTTCCCAAAGTGTTCGTTCCCAAATGGTTGGAAAGGAAATTTTGGAGTTTATGCTGTTGGGTTCACAAGGAGAGGGCTCTCTGGTGCCTCTTTCGATGCTATGAAAATCTCTCAAGACATTGCCCAACTTTGGAAACAAGACACTAAGCCAAATAAACATCGTACCACTGCTTGTCATAGACGTTGCATTTCTCAGTTCTGA
- the LOC108324637 gene encoding uncharacterized protein LOC108324637, producing MAETQYCIPIIEDDIEINDEFFENFEAPKFVDFTAPDSCRPGDDSHWFCSRVGCDRKHEQELETINKKFIVRVMAARGPNVRLRKALKKEEASANLKCPHTAPAKSRVSRMNFISSSSLKMTDKNVQVKPLSKVAATPKVRPSPPVAKALTTPRNNQKKVSNVEPFRSVESKKVLTVGVPKSRVVSKALVVHSPKKVIKIKSSMELKTPMRALCSAMKKLELNGVKKTEEKGRNSLPVTASKKLLRGREVKSRVFDSLSSNNRKQPETNSMSSLKEKKVKKGTQKRQVAKPHQNDSNDMEIDEKSRCGSLEGCHESGTSASGAELSLGDVISQEPTRGERLVIVQVLSEASECDTTSLSNSNNKKMTAERSENEEMRNSVSAKGKVSESTMRKAEEKSLACSDDKENASMVHENIEMSTDNDVPKKKAILGSKHEDDSRKTQKKSSSTTTACPVVKYRKLKPTNPKPFKLRTDERGILKEANLARKFLSPLKETAVKGGGMAMGKHQIVNRVSSVPKSESDTDYYSSCDEKSRPKTQENQSGGIQIDNSRSKVQRKLSATIPYKSCPRTKLQKPNDVNDKFKRKSEMTQRKVLRPLSALARKKGKAVIATKLSVIIEKPPGIVKPKAAKPCSWDRKALTVPIEPKFHRLHVPKDCINRKHT from the exons atgGCAGAAACTCAGTACTGCATACCAATAATCGAAGATGATATAGAAATAAACGATGAATTCTTCGAGAACTTTGAAGCTCCCAAGTTCGTGGATTTCACCGCACCTGATTCTTGCCGTCCCGGTGATGACAGCCACTGGTTCTGCTCACGTGTTG GATGTGACCGAAAGCATGAGCAAGAGTTGGAAACTATCAACAAGAAGTTTATTGTTAGG GTTATGGCTGCAAGAGGTCCCAATGTACGCCTCAGAAAAGctttgaaaaaagaagaagcaag CGCAAATTTGAAGTGTCCCCATACAGCTCCTGCAAAGTCAAGGGTGTCAAGGATGAACTTTATTTCGTCATCATCACTCAAGATGACCGACAAGAACGTCCAAGTTAAACCTCTTTCTAAGGTCGCAGCAACCCCTAAGGTGAGGCCATCTCCTCCGGTGGCCAAGGCCTTGACCACTCCAAGGAATAATCAAAAGAAGGTTTCGAATGTAGAACCGTTTAGAAGTGTTGAGAGCAAGAAAGTGTTAACCGTTGGTGTGCCTAAGAGCAGAGTGGTGTCTAAGGCTCTTGTTGTTCACTCGCCTAAGAAGGTCATAAAGATCAAGAGTTCTATGGAATTAAAAACACCAATGAGAGCACTGTGTTCAGCAATGAAAAAGCTTGAACTCAACGGAGTCAAGAAGactgaagaaaaaggaagaaactCTTTGCCAGTGACTGCCTCCAAAAAGCTATTGAGGGGAAGAGAAGTTAAGAGCCGTGTGTTTGATTCCTTGAGTTCTAATAACCGTAAGCAACCAGAAACTAACTCAATGTCAAGTTTGAAGgagaagaaagtgaagaaaggCACTCAGAAACGACAGGTTGCTAAGCCTCATCAAAATGACTCTAATGATATGGAGATAGATGAGAAATCTAGATGTGGTTCTCTAGAAGGATGCCATGAATCAGGAACTTCAGCGAGTGGTGCTGAACTATCTCTTGGAGATGTAATTTCCCAAGAACCAACAAGAGGGGAGAGGTTAGTTATAGTTCAAGTTTTGTCAGAAGCTTCGGAATGTGACACTACCTCACTGTCAAATTCCAACAATAAAAAGATGACTGCAGAAAGGAGTGAAAATGAAGAGATGAGGAACTCGGTTTCTGCAAAGGGAAAAGTTTCTGAATCCACCATGAGAAAGGCTGAAGAAAAATCATTGGCTTGTTctgatgacaaagaaaatgcTTCAATGGTTCATGAAAATAT AGAGATGAGTACCGATAACGACGTGCCCAAAAAGAAGGCTATTCTTGGGAGCAAGCATGAGGATGATTCGAGAAAAACACAAAAG AAATCTTCATCGACCACGACTGCTTGTCCTGTTGTGAAGTACAGAAAATTAAAGCCCACAAACCCTAAGCCTTTTAAGCTGAGAACTGAT GAAAGGGGAATTCTCAAAGAAGCAAACTTGGCTAGAAAATTTCTCTCACCTTTAAAAGAAACCGCAGTTAAAGGTGGTGGGATGGCAATGGGGAAACATCAGATTGTAAACCGAGTGAGTTCAGTTCCAAAAAGTGAATCAGACACTGATTATTATAGCAGTTGTGATGAGAAATCACGCCCAAAAACACAGGAAAATCAATCT GGTGGCATTCAAATAGACAACTCCCGCTCCAAGGTGCAACGTAAATTATCTGCTACAATACCTTATAAAAGTTGTCCTCGTACTAAACTTCAGAAACCCAATGATGTGAATgataaattcaaaagaaaatccGAAATGACGCAGCGTAAAGTTCTGAGGCCTCTGAG TGCTTTAgcaaggaagaaaggaaaggcTGTCATTGCAACAAAACTTAGTGTTATTATCGAAAAGCCACCAGGTATTGTGAAGCCAAAGGCAGCAAAGCCATGTTCTTGGGATAGGAAGGCATTAACTGTTCCTATCGAACCAAAGTTTCACCGTCTACATGTGCCAAAGGATTGCATCAACAGGAAACACACTTGA